The sequence below is a genomic window from Setaria italica strain Yugu1 chromosome IV, Setaria_italica_v2.0, whole genome shotgun sequence.
CATGATTTTTGGATTACCAGTTTACCTGAAATAACTGGACTCTCTGCAGGCTCAACACAAATGACCTTCACAGCTGGGTTCTTCATCTTCAAGTACTTGCCAACACCAGAGACAGTACCTCCAGTGCCCGAACCAGCTACAAAGATATCTACTTTGCCAGCCGTATCCCTCCAAATCTCAGGTCCTAGGTAGGAGTGGACATACACAATATATATTACGAAATGCAGCAGAAACATAAGTCATCTGATCCATGACTGTGTCAGAAGATTAATGTGAAGCACTTCTAGTTTTCTGTAGATAATTATATTATCTATTTTTCAATCAGATAACATTTTATAAGGATAGGTACCAGTCCATGCAAAGTGTGCTTCAGGATTTGCTGCATTTGCAAACTGATCAAGAACATGAACATTGGGTAAATCTTTCTTGAGCTGCTCCACTTTGTCAAGTTGTCCTTGAAAGCCAAGCATAGGATCTGAAAACAGAAGAGCGTTGAACATTAGAGTTAATACAGAGCTAGCCCTGCAAACACAAAACTAAACAGGCACCGAACACCTCTCTGGTCACAAAGCTGGCTATGTATTCTCACCAGTTAAAACCACATCTGCTCCCAGATACCTCAGCAAGATCTGCTTGTCAAGTGAATACTCAGCAGGCATGACTGCAACGAACCTGTAACCTCTGATCAAAGCGATGTACGCCAGACCTATCCCCATATTGCCGCTCGTCGGCTCGATCAGTGTTGTGGTGCCAGGTGAGATCAGCCCTTTCCCCTCTGCATCCTCAATCATCCTGCAAAGAAACACCACAGTGCCAGCCGCCCGGGTTACTTTTGGATCAGATCAGAGACTGTCATTGATAACTCGTGCATCAGCAGGTAACTTCAACATGATCTGAATTCAAAACCCTGGATAGATACCTCAGAGCGCTGCGGTCCTTGACGGAGCAGAGCGGCTGGTACCACTCCAGCTTGCCAACGATCCGGGCGTTGACCTGGTCCTTCTCGGCGATTCTCTTCAGCTCTATCAGTGGCGTCCATCCTACAAGCTGAAGTGATGACAGTGGACTTGAGGTTGTTACATGGCTCTTAGAACCAGAGATGTCTAGAAATATGGTAGTAGTTCCAACAAACAGGTAAAGGGAGATATCAAAACGGGGTGCCAGGGTAGAGATGGCCACACCTGGGTAATATCAGAGGCGATGTGTTCCTGATGCGCAGAAGCAGCTTCAGTTTCAGGCGTTGACGGCGATCTCAGCAGGGCAGGgatccccctcctcccctcctcttcctccatgcTTTCTTGCCCCAATGGTAGAGCAGGAGTGTTGCTCTTCACTCTTCAGCTAGCTATGCTGCACTTCCATTGTAACCACTTGTGTTTTTCCCCCCTAAAAAATGCTCTAGTTGGTGGCTATGCCATCTTGTTTATACGTTTCCTTTCCCCTAAAAAATGCTCTAGTTGGTGGCTATGCAATCTTGTTTATACGTTTCCTTTCCCCTAAAAAATGCTCTAGTTGGTGGCTATGCAATCTTGTTTATACATTTCCTCCATGTCTGCAGGGTAGCAAGAACGAGGCTCGTCAACTGATGCCGCAACTTTATCGTTTCCTCCATAGCTGCACTGTTCTTATCGATTTGTTCCACATAGTTATACGTTTTGTTAAATTTTTGGTCCATCGATTTGCTAATTGCTAGCGTACATGAGAGTAGTGTGTGATTCGAAGTACTAGTGTTGGTCAGTGAAATTAGGTGCATGTTTGCAGGAGGATGAGCAatactccatcccaaattatgtcattttagcttttctagattgatagatattattatgcagagtatatctaagtgtataacaaagtctatgaatctagaaaagtcaaaataacctataatttgggacagaggaagTATTTGCACAGCACGAAATGCCCACAACCTTCAGCTCACCAACTATTACCATACATTAAAAGCAGCACATAATTTCAAGTTTCCAGAGGGGAAAAGCAGCACATCATACAACACTGTTCCTTATATTATGCCAGCTCACAGTATAGCTTTGAAAGGCAAAACCAAGGACGACACTGTTCCATATGTTAGGGTCGATGAAAATCGGTAAGCTTATTTGCAACACAGTGCAAAATTACTCTGGTTAACTAACAAAACATTATTGCCTTCAGGGAGACAGTCTGGCTATCTGACAATGCTAAACACCGTACACTGCAACAGAAAAGGCGCAAAAGATTCACGCTATAGAGATCGATTCCTCCCCAGCATCTGATCCTGCAGATTGAAAATGCCATTTTATTACTACAATGAATGTAATTATGTAAACTAGTGATAAGTAATTTTTCACTATTGTCTTGCTGGAGGCAATGTAAATTAACATGATGTTATGATGTGCACCAAATGTCTCAAATTCAAAAAGGTGAGAAGGCAAACACTCAGAAACACCTCACCGAACACAGCTTGTAAAAAGAGTTCTCACTGTGAAGTGTAAACCATACTAACATTTGCAAATCAAGGCATGATTGAGGGACAAAATAAAGATACTGAATTGCAATACCTTGCAAATACTACTTTTCCATCCTCTACCAGCAAATAAAACGGAGAATATGGAAACACAGTACATCTATCATTGAGACAACAGACAGGGACTACATTATAAATTTACAGTTTTGAGGAAGATAAACTAATCATGCATACTTCACACAACCAATGCATAGTTGCTACTTTTCCATCCTCTACAGCAAATAAAATGGAGAATATGGAAACACAGTACATCTATCATTGAGACAACAGACAAGGACTACATTATAAATTTACAGTTTTGAGGAAGATAAACTAATTTTGCACATCATCATGGTTAAGTACCAGTACCAGACTACTGGTAcaaggtgattcaagagcataACATACACATTTATTGATTTACAGCAATAAACCCTTGAGGTACATTTCATGCTTCCGGTGCTATATGTCAGTCAATATGGACGATGGTGCAGCCTAAACATTTTGAATGACAAAATCATGGAACAAAAAATTGCTAATTGAACAGGAAATTTACAAAGGATAAAATCATAAGCAAATGGCAAACTAATCATAAGCAAATGGCAAACTCTTACTCTGTAAGAAATTTTCTCAAAAATGGCTCTAACATAGCAACCCACAAAACTGATCTCCAGGCATGCATTGGAATTTTTGTTAAGTCCCCACACTCTTCACGTAAAACTGTAAATTTGGTACAGTATATAGAATGCCACCATACATTCATACTACTGCAGTAAAGCTGTCTAATTCACGTGCAAGAGCATAACCTCCACACTAAGAACAGTGAAATCCCCCCTATCTTAGTGCAATTTGGACCTACTACATACGTCATAACAAATGAGATCACAAGGTCACAAGCTAAGCATCGTCAGGTGTGAAAGGTGAAAAAACCTCCTGAACTGGAAGAGTGGAAGTAGTACACGTTTCGATCCAAATCAAACAGGCAATTTTCACGGGAGTAGCATCAAGCTCTGGTAGACAAAAAATCTAGTATACCATCAGATAGCTGCAGCGAGCACTGAGGTACCAACCTGGCTGCCTGGGCCTGGGCGGCgcgggctcctcctcgccgtagatgtggcggaggcgggaggcggAGATGGGTGAGGAGGGCGTGGCGGCGAGGGAGAAGAGCTCCTCCCGCCATCCCCACATGACGGTGGACatggcggcgttggcggcgcgGAGGGAATTCTTCTCGGCCTCCAGGCCCTCGATCTCGCGCTGCTGCTCCGCCGACCGCCACCCCAGCGCCACGAACGAGCCGAACAGCAGAGCGCTCACCACCTTCTCCCGGTGCTCCGTAAGCTTCCCCCTGATCCCACGCAGCGCCGCCTCcatctctctcccctctcccgAGTGCCTTCCCGAGCCGGTGTGACAGTGTGGCAGTGGGCGCCTGGGCGGCGCTCGCGGGCgagggcgcggccggccggcgccgctcGCGGGCGAGGCGCGGGCGAGGGGGCGATGGGGATTTGGGGCCGGGGTGCGGGCGTGCGGCGCTGGCCGGGAGGGAGAGTGGGTGAATGGagattatatatctagatggtTGTTGGGCTGGGCTAGTCTTTGGTCGAAATGTATAACTCGGGGCCTCGTGGGTCACCCGCGGGGAACTATAAATTCGCCTCCGCACTCGTCATGTGTCGGATCCCCAAGACTCGCGGGGGGATTCCGGATCCGCCCCCGCCTCCGTCGGGTCTGAAACCCGCGGGTCTCAGGTGGAGACCCGCGCGATTGCCATCCCTATTcccggcggcgcgtcggggcgggggcgcggggcggCACGACGACGAGACGGCTGGTGCGGTTAGTTGGGATAGCTGGGAACTTAACCACGACCCACGGGGATGCTTCGGCTCAGTTGGGTGATTGGGTCAGCCCAGTTCAGCGGGCCGTTTGTTTGGTCAGCCCAGTCCAGTAAGATTTGCAGGTCCCCCGATCGCGCTGGGCGGCACACGTGTACGTACGTTACTTGCTGGTAGGCTGGTAGCTGCTACGTACGTCGCGGATCGACAACGTCGTACGTACAAAACGGCCTACACCACGAGTCGCCGCCGTGACAACTCGCGCACGCACGGGCATGGAGGCGCCCTGGGGCACTCAGGCGTTCGGCCCTCCTGCACTTGAcggaatttttttaattttaacctttttaaaattaaaatttataAATAACCTCTTCGGATCTATATTACAAGAAGTAGCTCTTTGTCACGTCGAGCTCCATGGCGTGACTAACTCGGCGTGATTAATAGTTGAGTCGCGCCATATGCAATGGCGTGACTAATATGACACGGTGGCGCGGACAAATAACGATAGCTGCATGGTGATGACGTGATGATGATACGGTGGAGCGAGTCACGCCAAGCCAAGCGTGACTCCCATCGCCTGCACTCAAAGTGCAAAAAATGCAGGCCATTTAGCCATATTTCATCTTCCATTCTAATCAATTAATGAGCTCTTAAATTTGTCAAAAATCTACTATTATAAATCTATGAAGTACTTCAAAACATAGCATGGAAAGTGAGAAATTCAATTTATAAATATGCTAAGTGTTATTGGTTGTATCCTTGTATCTAAAGAGATCAAACCAAACGATGATAACATCGATTCAGTTATTCATTGTGTGACATCCTAATTTGATTGCATAAGCAAACTTCAATATTATTCTTTGAATTTGAGCTATGAATATTGGCCCAAAACAATTAATCACGTAAATTATGATGCATGGCCCATGAGTTGCTGCAGATGAGGGACTTATATGGATATTAAAGATTCTGGTTGCAACATGAGACTAAGCCTGAAGAACAATAGAACGACCTCATTAGCACAACAGTATTGGTCCATGTGTTGCACCGGATAGTCAGGATACTCTTTCTTTACTGGCTCCGACAAGATCAGCTAGCATGAGGGGGACATGTAATCTGTAACAGGTTGTTAAGCTGTGAGAAACATTCAGAGTGTAGCAGAAGGCAATAAACATAACAAACTTCAACTTCAAATAGCTGCAGCAGAACCTCAAATGTCTGCTTCAGCAGGAACACGCCATCCTAAAAAGCAACGACACGAGAATGAGGGGTTAACTAATGTTGAAAACCAACGCATCCTTTT
It includes:
- the LOC101753657 gene encoding cysteine synthase produces the protein MEEEEGRRGIPALLRSPSTPETEAASAHQEHIASDITQLVGWTPLIELKRIAEKDQVNARIVGKLEWYQPLCSVKDRSALRMIEDAEGKGLISPGTTTLIEPTSGNMGIGLAYIALIRGYRFVAVMPAEYSLDKQILLRYLGADVVLTDPMLGFQGQLDKVEQLKKDLPNVHVLDQFANAANPEAHFAWTGPEIWRDTAGKVDIFVAGSGTGGTVSGVGKYLKMKNPAVKVICVEPAESPVISGGKPSRHKIQGVGPGFVPKNLDTSLIDEIITVTAEDAMANARRLSREEGLLVGISSGANLAACLKVASREENQDKMIVTVFPSGGERYTTSDLFAAVREECIAMTF
- the LOC101754072 gene encoding uncharacterized protein LOC101754072, which codes for MEAALRGIRGKLTEHREKVVSALLFGSFVALGWRSAEQQREIEGLEAEKNSLRAANAAMSTVMWGWREELFSLAATPSSPISASRLRHIYGEEEPAPPRPRQPGSDAGEESISIA